The window agaaacagaggaggagaaacagaggaggagaaacagaggagaaacagaggagaaacagaggaagaggaacagaggaggagaaacagaggagaaacagaggaggagaaacagaggaagaggaacagaggagaaacagaggaggagagaacagaggaggagaaacagaggagaaacagaggaggagaaacagaggaagaggaacagaggagaaacagaggaggagaaacagaggaggagaaacagaggaagagaaacagaggaagagaaacagaggaggagaaacagaggaggaggaacagaggagaaacagaggagaaacagaggaggagaaacagaggaagagaaacagaggaggagaaacagaagaggagaaacagaggaggagaaacagaggaggagaaacagaggaggagaaacagaggaagaggaacagaagaggagaaacagaggaggagaaacagaggaggagaaacagaggaggagaaacagaggaggagaatcagaggaagaggaacagaggaggagaaacagaggaggagaaacagaggaggagaaacagaggagaaacagaggaagaggaacagaggagaaacagaggagtagaaacagaggaagaggaacagaggaggagaaacagaggaagaggaacagacaaggagaaacagaggagaaacagaggaggagaaacagacaaggagaaacagaggaggagaaacagaggaggagaaacagaggaagaggaacagaggaggagaaacagaggaagaggaacagacaaggagaaacagaggagaaacagaggaggagaaacagacaaggagaaacagaggaggagaaacagaggaggagaaacagaggaggagaaacagaggaagaggaacagaggagaaacagaggaggagaaacagaggaggagaaacagaggaggagaaacagaggaggagaaacagaggaagaggaacagaggaggagaaacagaggaggagaaacagaggaggagaaacagaggaagaggaacagaggagaaacagaggaggagaaacagaggaggagaaacagaagaggagaaacagaggaggagaaacagaggaagaggaacagaggaggagaaacagaggaggagaaacagaggaggagaaacagaggaggagaaacaggaggagaaacagaggaggagaaacagaggagaaacagaggaagagaaacagaggaggagaaacagaggaggagaaacagaggagaaacagaggaggagaaacagaggaggagaaacagaggagaaacagaggagaaacagaggaaaaggaacagaggaggagaaacagaggagaaacagaggaggagaaacagaggagaaacagaggaggagaaacagaggaagaggaacagaggagaaacagaggaggagaaacagaggaggagaaacagaggagaaacagaggaggagaaacagaggaagaggaacagaggagaaacagaggaggagaaacagaggaggagaaacagaggaagagaaacagaggaagagaaacagaggaggagaaacagaggaggaggaacagaggagaaacagaggagaaacagaggaggagaaacagaggaagagaaacagaggaggagaaacagaagaggagaaacagaggaggagaaacagaggaggagaaacagaggaggagaaacagaggaggagaaacagaggaggagaaacagaggaagaggaacagaggaggagaaacagaggaggagaaacagaggaggagaaacagaggagaaacagaggaagaggaacagaggagaaacagaggaggagaaacagaggaggagaaacagaggaagaggaacagaggaggagaaacagaggaagaggaacagacaaggagaaacagaggaggagaaacagaggaggagaaacagaggaagaggaacagaggagaaacagaggaggagaaacagaggaggagaaacagaggaagaggaacagaggagaaacagaggagtagaaacagaggaggagaaacagaggaagaggaacagaggaggagaaacagaggaagaggaacagaggaggagaaacagaggagaaacagaggaggagaaacagacaaggagaaacagaggaggagaaacagaggaggagaaacagaggaggagaaacagaggaagaggaacagaggagaaacagaggaggagaaacagaggaggagaaacagaggaggagaaacagaggaggagaaacagaggaagaggaacagaggaggagaaacagaggaggagaaacagaggaggagaaacagaggaagaggaacagaggagaaacagaggaggagaaacagaggaggagaaacagaagaggagaaacagaggaggagaaacagaggaagaggaacagaggaggagaaacagaggaggagaaacagaggaggagaaacagaggaggagaaacaggaggagaaacagaggaagaggaacagaggaggagaaacagaggaagagaaacagaggaggagaaacagaggaggaggaacagaggaggagaaacagaggaagagaaacagaggaggagaaacagaggaggaggaacagaggaggagaaacagaggagaaacagaggagaaacagaggaggagaaacagaggaggtcAATCAGCTGTGTAACCTGATAAAACAGGCAGAGGTGCTTTTATGGATTAAACAagataattatttaaatatttgatatcaTAAACACTTAGCTTAGCTGTATTATAATCGCCCATATCATAATTATTTCATATTATTaacaaacacctgaaacatCAGAAACtacacaaatttaaaaaagaaaaggaaatcaaaatatatttaagagATTCAGTTTTCTCCATCAGAATTATTTTCAtgtcagagaaaataaaacaactgtAATTAGCAGTAGTAGTAATAACGTAGTAGTAGTATTATCAAAAAAAATCCTAACGTGTTTGAGCTTTGAGTCTCGCGATGCTGTTTGACAGTCTCGCGTGATTTGACGTCAGGCTGTCATGGCCGCGCTGAGGAAGCTAAAGATCAGTGCGGTTTCTCCGACGACGAAACACACCGCCTCGGTCATCTTCCTGCACGGATCAGGTTCgattctctctgtgtgtgtgtgtgtgtgtgtgtgtgtgtgtgtgtgtgtgtgtgtgtgtgtgtgtgtgtgtgtgtgtgtgtgtgtgtgtgtgtgtgtgtgtgtgtgtgagagagcagctgtgCAGGTTAGAAACATAAACAGTGACATTAAAGTGGTCACTTTTTTGGTCAGCTTTATGtcatataataaaaaaatatatttctaaaaGTTCCTTCAACGTGCTGAGAAAACTCCCCTCAGAAATGAGTCAccattgtttaaatgtttttgttgtctccCTGTTTTATTCcttcattattatttatgttattaaaaatcatttattgttgtgtctctgtgggacTCTGTTCAGGGGATACTGGTTCTGGTCTGAGGTCATGGGTCAGAGATGTTCTGGTTCCAGATCTGGTCTTCAGTCACATCAAAGTGATTTACCCCACAGCTCCTCCCAGGTACAGTACAGCTGTTCCATCAGGTTATTGTGATTTTTAATCtaaaatatttgatgtttttattattagttCATAAATCTGTAATGAAAACGTCAACTCAAAATATTCTGAGGAAACGACTCAcactcttcacctcctcttcacctcctcttcacctcctcttcacctcctcttcacctcctcagGCCGTACACGCCCATGAGAGGGGCTCTGTCTAACGTCTGGTTCGACCGCCGCAAGATCTCGCGGGACAGTCCCGAACACCTGGAGTCCATAGACCACATGTGTGACACGTTAGAGTCCGTGATCCAGGACCAGGTCAGAGCGGGGATCCCCAAACACCGGATCGTCATTGGTAGGGATCTGTTGTTGTCATCGCACGACCCCGATCAGCTGATCCAGACCGCTCGGGTTGTTTTCCAGCATGGTTGATGTTTTGGGTTGTTTgactgcacacactcgcacaggGAGAGCAGATCCACCTGGTTATGCCTGAGCAAACGGCCTTAGCGGTGTCCGACgtcgccatggcaacagcagcaggcatgtttgtttaatctgtctACCCTAGGTCTGAACCAGGACGTGAAGCGGACCTCTCAGATTCCCTACTCCCTGTCTtgtcatcctgtgtgtgtgtgtgtgtgtgtgtgtgtgtgtgtgtgtgtgtgtgtgtgtgtgtgtgtgtgtgtgtgtgtgtgtgtgtgtgtgtgtgtgtgtgtgagtctgcacACTGAGGACTTCTTAGGTTTCTTCATGTTAACCTTTTCTaaaagttttattattttctgtctcaGGGTTTAACTGCCAGCTTTTATCAGTTTTATTGGAACGTcttcttttacacacacacacacacacacacacacacacacacactctccctctctttaaTGTTCTGCCAGCAGAGAATATAAAAGGTTTCAGGAGTTTCTTCAAAAGGCTTTGCACTTCTTATCTTTAGctgataaagataaaaacaaactcagatAAGACGTTAAAACGTTACAAACGACCAATCAGGATCACGCCTGAGCTCCGTCACATTATGACATCATAACCATTAAAACATCAAGAACATAAAACAGAATGATGTCATCAAATTATAtgattattaaacatttgaacaataaatcagaggagagagaaaaactgtttaatgacagagagagagagagagctgtgtgtgtgtgtgtgtgagagagagagagagagagagctgtgtgtgtgtgagagagagagagagagagctgtgtgtgtgtgtgtgtgagagagagagagagagagctgtgtgtgtgtgtgtgtgagagagagagagagagctgtgtgtgtgtgtgtgagagagagagagagagagagtgagtgagtgtgtgagagagagagagagctgtgtgtgtgtgtgtgagagagagagagagagagctgtgtgtgtgtgtgagagagagagagagtgagagtgagtgagtgtgtgagagagagagagagagagagtgagtgagtgtgtgagagagagagagagagagtgagtgtgtgagagagagagagagagtgagtgtgtgtgtgagagagagagagagagagagagagagagagagtgagtgagtgtgtgtgtgaggttagagagagagagagagagagtgagtgtgtgtgtgagagagagtgagtgtgtgtgtgtgtgagagagagagagagagagagtgagtgagtgtgtgagagagagagagagagagagtgagtgagtgtgtgagagagagagagagagagtgagtgagtgtgtgagagagagagagagtgagtgagtgtgtgagagagagagagtgagtgtgtgtgtgtgagagagagagagagaaagagagagagtgtgtgtgtgtgtgagagaaagagagagagagagagaaagagagagagtgtgtgtgtgtgtgtgagagagagagagaaagagagagagtgtgtgtgtgagagagagagagagagaaagagagagagtgtgtgtgtgtgtgtgtgtgtgtgtgtgagtgagagagagacagagagagagtgtgtgtgtataaaaacACATGGTCCTGGGAAACTGCTGAAATATTATCTCACTAAATCATAACATTTGGTCATTAACTATAAATACTCTGTGCAGTCACTCAACAGCGCCGTGTACCCACAATGCACCTCAGCAGCACCACAAGTTTCCATGGAAAAGGTTTTCAGTtgtgactgctgctgctgcgtgtgtgtgtgtgtgtgtgtgtgtgtgtgtgtgtgtgtgtgtgtgtgtgggaagctCTCTCACGTGTTCAGGTGGAAGAACTAAACTCTGATAACATGGAAACTTAAACACAcggtgttatttgttttttaaaaaagttattaatggacttcacattttttaaatcaacgcCTGAATGTAACAGGAAGTCTGTGCATGTCTTCTTCTATGGAACCTTTAATATGTAGAAACTTTCTGGCTCCCCgacagaagaacaaacagaggGCTAATGTACACCtcagcagggttttttttgttgtttctgttgaatCTCGTCCTCACACTCTAAACCCTCAAAAACATCTTCTACATGAAAACGACAAACGCACTCTAACGTCTGTCATGAGCACGCCAAGTCAAAAACGATGTCCTTGACATGCTAAAATGTTCTTAGAAGCACCTTAAAGGCTTCATAtatgattttttgatccagcagatgtcgcccttgagctccagcatgaaatcaaaacaactggcgctgcattgttgtgttagcatgctaatgctagcgatctttattatgctggtatcttcacactgcatgtaaatttacctgaaatgagcgtgatctagaaacacagttaagcagtgagtacagtatgttattcttcttttctctagtccctcaattaaacaacttttatacacgaggggaggagtcagccggctgtccgggcgatgtaaacaaactgaagataggactctgaaaactgtgaaaacatcacagacagtgggactcgggtgttacacccattgtagacagtcatgactcacagagttattttcagaggagatacttgatttatatatttaagtgtgaaaaatcacatattagcCTATAACCTATATTAGCCATATTAGCCTTTAACAGAGTTTCTGAACGTCGGCGCCTCGATTGACATAACGTGTGAGGAAATACACTTTGACGCGATGTCAGAATAATTCACTTCCCAGATCCAAGACGCATCGTTTATTCAACAACACATGAAATTAAAAACTTGTACCAGGGACTGGACCGTAATATCTGTGTGTGATTGCAGCGTAGTTTAGCGTTAGCATCATCAATGTGCGTCGACCTGATCGAGCTGAGGTGGTGGTTTTGCCACAGTGGCGTTAATGTGAGTTGAAAAATGTGGAAACGGTTTTGGCGGGAAAATAGAAGGCTAACTTAGAATGCTAGTGTTTCAAAGAGCTTGAGATAAGTCACCTTACTGTTAGCAAACCCTTTGACAGCTCGGGCGCAACATTCAGATCTCTGCCCTCAGACGCAGTTCGGACTCCGTGACCAAACGTGTgaattcctcctcctcttcttcttcaccttccttcttcttttcttcccctctcttcACTCTTTCCCTCCGCCTGGCTCTCCGTCTCTCTGACAGGATGATGGGTATTTGCACACTTTCCCAGACGCACACACTGTGCCCAGATGTGTGAGATTAAGACTCAAAACGTTCTccaagtattaaaaaaaacagctgatgatgTGGAACTGACGACTctgagtgtttttaaaggtccacAATTTAATGTGTGCCGCTCGCTTTTCATACTTATTGCTGTTGTTACACATCGAAGCTGATTGTTGctctttgattgacaggtgggtttTCGATGGGCGGGGCCATGGCTCTACACCTGGTGTGTCGACGCCATCCGGATGTGGGCGGAGTTTTTGCCCTGTCCAGTTTCCTCAACAAAGATTCTGTTGCCTTTAAGGTAAACCGGCAGATgtttgaccaatcagagagaagACGGGAAACTgtgaataaatatgaaataaaaacacaaagatgttttatttaaagtgacGCTTGGCTGAACATTTGTTTCCTTGTCGATCAGTATAAATCAGTTTTGTATTTCCTGATTGTTCTGTCTGGTTAAGTGTTTTGGTCTTTGTCGTCTGCAGGCGGTGGAGGAGCGTCACCGAGCGggcctccccctcccccccctgtTGCAGTGTCACGGTGACGACGATGAGCTGGTCCTCCATCGGTGGGGCGCGGACACGTCCGAGCTGCTGACGAAGAGCGGCATGTCTTCATCCTTCCACTCGTTCTCTGGTCTGAACCACCAGCTGAGCCGGCCGGAGCTCGAGCTAGTCAAAGACTGGATCCTCACCagactccccccctccccctccccctccccctcttgaCCCCcagttttcacagtttttcaGTTGGTTAATAAAAATCTTTATTATCAGttttctgtgttcaggttttttctgtgtgtttaactgttagctgaatgtttgtgtgtgtccttttcttttgtagtttttgttacCTGTGTTAAACTAACCTGGAAACCAACATGAACACTTTAAGTCCTAAAGGGTCAGAGGTGTAACACCTGACACTGTAATGCTATCATTTGTTAGAgcatgttaacagtttattataCATTATCACATTTTATGCACTTTATAAagtgcatcaataaactgtcaacataacataaattatagcattacaaatcattagcaaacattattaactatcatttcattgtttgttaacagtaaataactattaactaatggttaattaGCTATCTGTTTACccttatttaccctttatagatgatggttattataaagtgttaccagaCGATGTAATAAGTCTGACAATGTTTAGTGAGCAGGTGGTTAAAGATGAGGAACTCTGAGAAATATAAAGTCATATATTTAAGTTTCTAGctcgtttttttcccctgaatgttttctcttctttcctcgTCATTTTCTCTGCTGAGGCGAAACTTGACAGACACTTTCTCTCTGATGAGGCAGCAGTCTTCAGATCCTATGAAGAGGGCTGatgttgatggatggatgaggggttggggggggtgggggctcGAATGTGGCATTTGtatgaggagggggggggggagacaggggggagaggagggagttGCAGCCAAAGCAAACAGAAGGAGCTCAGAGTTTCTGATTACTTCCAGCTTCATGTGAAAGAACGCTACTGTTCATCCGCCAGCAGAACCCCCCCAGCTCAGCAGAAACCCCCACACTCCTCTCGACCCCCCTTCCCCCCAGGCGGGCTAGTGTTTCATGAATCGATGATGGGACGTTTAGAgtctggggggggggctgtccctccctctgtgatctCAGGTGAGACAAACCTAAAGATGAATCAGTTCATCCGGGTTTGAGGTGCTGTGAACTTATCCCCCTCTCCCCAGCAGGCAGTGACCCCCCCTGTTGGCCAGAGAGGGGAAGTGCTCGTGTGCGATGATGTGTCAGTGGGAAGGAATGTTAATCTGGACGAGTCGTGGAGGGCAGAGTTTCCACTCGCAGAGTTTTCCATGTGGAGCGGCTCCAGAGAGACCGGCTGCAGAGGAACTCCCAGCCGAGGGGGAACCGGCAGATCCAGGATTCCAAACATCAAGAATCCAGATCTGACTTAAAACCTCCTCCTGAATCCAGATCAATATAACTGCTTCTGAAAACAATTCAAACCAGACCGTCTGAATCTAGAGACCAGAGCACAAGAATCTAGATCAAACCAAATCTTCAGAATCTGGATCAAACCTCCTGGAACCAGGTCAGGCATTTAAACTATTTGAGATTATGataaaaggtgcaatgtagacTCTGTGAATCTTTGAGTACTTTAAAAAATACCATGATCCTGGGCCCGACAGGAAGTGACACCTTACTGATATTTTCAGGATGCCGCTCAGGCCCATTTATTCTgacgaggggaaaaaaaggaggtcATTGGAGGGGCATTTACcctcttaaaaaaacagcatctcTAATTTTTTGAGGTCATCAGTTTAAGAACAACTCTGCAGTATGAGAACAGCTTCATGAATCAGCCCTAATCATTTTCGTAGGATCCTCTTGAGAccacatgaaagaaaaaaaaacttgggaAACTATCTGTGAATGTGGGCCAGGGAttgttctttttctcctctctgtctgaagTTGGACTCCCACTGTCTGTCACATCACGGTGCGTCGtccagcagctctgcaggaaTCACTCAGGATCTGAAAGCAGCTGAAAGCATCAAGTCAAAAGAAGGATGTGCGACTTCTGGACCACCCCGATGTTCAAAGAGAAACcttcttattttcatttttattctgcGATGCTTTCCAAAAAGCATCAAATTTATGAAGAGATGAAAACCTTTCAGCCATCAGATGAGCATATGTTCACTTCAGACCCAGTTTGTATAAAGGATGTTTTAATGACAGCTTCCTCTTATGAAATTAGAGAGACTGTCATGTTGGTGTGGAGCAAGGAAGTGTCCTCTAAGGGGACACTAACACTAAGCActcttcacccctaaagtccagttccttTGACCGGTGTGAGTGAGCCCGGTACACCTCCTTGAGGACTTCCAATGTGCGGACCATGACCCGACAGTGcgtccctctttttttttggtctttttttgtcttggtctgtcttctaaactgagcatgcttcataattacgtaaagccatgcatgtgttgttttaCGACCTTACATACAAGAGGtgaccgtgctcaggcccggttagtcctggagcagtgtgagtgcaggccatcaggggaatggggagggggggcagacGTGCTTAATCacagtacgggacaactttgctagtgtgagtgagtgcgccctaaggcTCAACTAAGTTACAGAGACCATCTCAGCACCTCTGCATTGCAGCCAGCTAGCTTTCTGCAGTCCTCAGTCTGTCAGCCTTCAGCTAACATCCCTGACAGTTAGCATTGGACATACTAACTACAAGTCTGCCATATTTTCCATGACTTGTATCAAACATTCAGTCCTTCCATACGCTCCCTTTGAGGTTTCCAAGTTTTCATGGACCTGATGTtgtaatggatttttttttttttagatgcttGTCAACAGGTAAGGCAGGCAACAGCTTGGAGCTTGCTGGCGTTTCCACAGCCTTACTTGTTAGCTCCACCCTTTAGGATTCTTTGCTCtagcttttaatacaatttgagcttgacattttgaaatttttattcatgctcctattttattgtgtttcactctatatgttattttctttgttgtttttacattgtgtttttgtacagcactttggtcaatctAGGTTGTTTtgaatgtgctatagaaataaagattgattgattggatCAGACTGATTGGCTCCCCAACAGAAAGGGGAgcaaaaagtaggacggtactgATCTGTGATTTTGGTACCTTTCCCAACATTT is drawn from Labrus bergylta chromosome 8, fLabBer1.1, whole genome shotgun sequence and contains these coding sequences:
- the lyplal1 gene encoding lysophospholipase-like protein 1 — translated: MAALRKLKISAVSPTTKHTASVIFLHGSGDTGSGLRSWVRDVLVPDLVFSHIKVIYPTAPPRPYTPMRGALSNVWFDRRKISRDSPEHLESIDHMCDTLESVIQDQVRAGIPKHRIVIGGFSMGGAMALHLVCRRHPDVGGVFALSSFLNKDSVAFKAVEERHRAGLPLPPLLQCHGDDDELVLHRWGADTSELLTKSGMSSSFHSFSGLNHQLSRPELELVKDWILTRLPPSPSPSPS